In one Natronosalvus amylolyticus genomic region, the following are encoded:
- a CDS encoding DUF4382 domain-containing protein: MSALDTLRRRTYLQLSGGLAAAGLAGCLGDESTDATGTLETSVTDQPGDIADFESCVVTIDGVWIKPRDEESGDDTDDQMDDETDDEAESDDGVETQDEDDVDQGDGREYLEFDEPQEADLVELQGENTQLIDERELAVGTYEYLQLDVSDVDGQLEDGGQAEVSTPGNAPLQFNRKFEIRADERTGFIGDFTPVRRGQTERYLLQPVARGTRVIYEDDETQDDDGTEDDNETTDDADDSAGETDE; this comes from the coding sequence ATGAGCGCACTCGATACCCTCCGACGACGCACGTATCTCCAACTCAGTGGCGGCCTCGCAGCGGCGGGGCTTGCAGGCTGTCTCGGCGATGAGTCCACTGACGCGACGGGCACGCTCGAAACGAGCGTTACCGACCAGCCCGGCGACATCGCTGACTTCGAGTCGTGTGTCGTGACGATCGACGGCGTCTGGATCAAGCCTCGAGACGAAGAGTCTGGCGACGATACCGATGACCAAATGGACGACGAAACCGATGACGAGGCCGAAAGCGACGACGGCGTCGAAACACAGGACGAAGACGACGTCGACCAGGGCGACGGACGCGAGTACCTCGAGTTCGACGAACCGCAGGAAGCGGACCTCGTCGAGTTACAGGGAGAGAACACACAACTCATCGACGAGCGCGAACTCGCGGTTGGCACGTACGAGTACCTCCAGCTCGACGTGTCCGACGTCGACGGCCAACTCGAGGATGGCGGCCAGGCCGAAGTGTCTACGCCGGGCAACGCGCCGCTCCAGTTCAACCGCAAGTTCGAGATTCGAGCGGACGAACGCACTGGATTCATCGGCGACTTCACGCCCGTTCGTCGGGGGCAGACCGAACGGTACCTCCTCCAGCCGGTCGCTCGCGGCACGCGGGTGATTTACGAAGACGACGAAACCCAGGACGACGATGGCACCGAAGACGATAACGAAACGACAGATGATGCCGACGACAGTGCCGGTGAGACCGACGAATGA
- a CDS encoding Hsp20/alpha crystallin family protein, translated as MRRNPFEDLEEMLDRLSEQFDGGVGTDGLPVPSSVPVDVVDRVDEYVVTADLPGFETEDIDLTLADGTLRLDAEDTDEDETLDEHYIRRERTQRSISRRIRLPEPVDEEGVSAGYNNGVLTVTLPKLEEGDDSKQIDIE; from the coding sequence ATGCGACGAAATCCGTTCGAAGACCTCGAAGAGATGCTCGATCGCCTGAGCGAACAGTTCGACGGCGGCGTCGGAACGGACGGCCTCCCCGTTCCGAGTTCTGTCCCCGTCGACGTCGTCGACAGGGTCGACGAGTACGTCGTGACGGCGGACCTCCCGGGATTCGAAACGGAGGACATCGACCTCACGCTCGCTGACGGCACCCTGCGCCTCGACGCCGAGGATACGGACGAGGACGAAACCCTGGACGAACATTACATTCGCCGCGAACGCACGCAACGCTCGATCAGTCGACGGATTCGACTCCCAGAGCCGGTCGACGAGGAAGGAGTGAGCGCAGGGTACAACAACGGCGTCCTGACGGTAACGCTGCCCAAGCTCGAGGAAGGAGACGACTCGAAACAGATCGACATCGAATAG
- the pheA gene encoding prephenate dehydratase — MTAVTLGPEGTYSHRATQAVDEDIVFRQSVTDIVAAVAQTEFDYGVIPIENSIEGSVTESLDALAEYDVAVVSEIVTPIRHALLAQGPNFETVASHSQALAQCRSYLESSYPDAQLEAVASTARGVEYARNDPTVAGIAHPDNADDDLEILAQDIQDQTSNATRFFVLAPVTNRSQAGGKTSLVVYPNANYPGLLLELLEPFADRDINLTRVESRPSGERLGDYVFHIDVAAGLYEDRTQEAIGDLEELAERGWVRRLGSYDIQHVIE; from the coding sequence ATGACAGCTGTGACACTCGGACCGGAAGGGACCTACTCCCACCGGGCCACGCAGGCCGTCGATGAGGATATCGTCTTTCGCCAGTCGGTGACGGACATCGTCGCTGCCGTTGCACAGACGGAGTTCGACTATGGGGTCATCCCCATCGAAAACAGTATCGAGGGTAGCGTCACCGAGAGCCTCGACGCGCTGGCCGAATACGACGTCGCCGTCGTGAGTGAGATCGTGACGCCGATTCGACACGCCCTGCTTGCACAGGGTCCCAACTTCGAGACGGTCGCCAGCCACTCGCAGGCGCTGGCTCAGTGTCGTTCCTACCTCGAGTCATCGTATCCGGATGCACAACTCGAGGCGGTCGCGAGCACGGCCCGTGGTGTCGAGTACGCGCGAAACGACCCGACGGTGGCCGGCATTGCCCACCCGGATAACGCTGACGACGATCTGGAGATTCTGGCCCAAGATATCCAGGACCAGACCTCGAACGCGACCCGGTTTTTCGTCCTGGCACCGGTGACGAACCGGTCACAGGCGGGCGGCAAAACCTCGCTGGTCGTCTACCCCAACGCGAACTATCCTGGCCTGTTGCTCGAGTTGCTCGAACCGTTTGCCGACCGGGATATCAACTTGACGCGCGTCGAATCTCGCCCGAGCGGCGAACGGCTGGGTGATTACGTCTTCCACATCGACGTCGCCGCAGGCCTGTACGAGGACCGAACGCAGGAGGCGATCGGCGACCTCGAGGAACTGGCCGAACGGGGCTGGGTGCGGCGACTCGGCTCGTACGATATTCAACACGTCATCGAGTGA
- a CDS encoding non-histone chromosomal MC1 family protein, translating into MVREDGKRNFALRESGGDESSVFSGNTPRQAALKAARRLDPGSSEDAADRVELRLREKGTEKVHIYDGWAWEEEAPDDKPDWMPSEITEANVSKKGIEHLDE; encoded by the coding sequence ATGGTACGTGAAGATGGTAAGCGAAACTTTGCACTGCGCGAATCGGGCGGCGACGAATCGAGTGTGTTCTCCGGGAACACGCCTCGACAGGCGGCACTGAAAGCGGCTCGACGACTCGACCCCGGCTCCAGCGAAGATGCGGCCGACCGCGTCGAACTCCGACTCCGAGAGAAAGGAACGGAGAAAGTCCACATCTACGACGGCTGGGCCTGGGAAGAAGAAGCTCCTGACGACAAGCCGGACTGGATGCCTTCCGAGATCACCGAAGCGAACGTCTCGAAGAAGGGTATCGAACACCTCGACGAGTGA
- the pheT gene encoding phenylalanine--tRNA ligase subunit beta, with translation MPTVEIDPDELRELTGHEDKSDDDLKTDLFGLGLEYEGETEDGEFELEFAPDRLDRLSVEGVARSLRYQYGDARGVSVPSTNSPDWTIAVDSSVPDERPYVTGAVIRGVDLDDDALDSLIQLQEKLHATMGRKRAKGAIGIHDLTMLRGAPATEGNPTIEYVGVEPDGDRFVPLDADREMTPADVLEDHQTGKTYADLVSAYDRYPAIYDDIGLFSFPPVINGRRTEVSTDSRDLFVEMTGTDQWTIDRMLNIVCYALAARGATIEEVTIEYGDDESANADSNGSRRVAGGRELVRPDFSTKTKTVTHDRIETILGIELSSEEVIDLAERSGLEATLVGDGDGAAEDRAYEVTIPPYRVDVLHPLDVIDDLGRAYGFNDLEPRYPDVGTIGGRHERSRLENAVRTRLVGLGFQDLLNFHMISEAENFERMNLERGGSGAGKADSDDTTGSAETVYGAGEPATIKGPYSEDYTMLRTWVTPSLLMVLENNTHRRYPQDLAEIGFHAEVDDGENTGVSEGRAVAAVLARHDAAFEDAKARLQALVKSFGGDLETPPTDHPAYIDGRTAAVVIDGVEVGVIGEVHPKVLVEHDLEVPVAGFEFDLEALR, from the coding sequence ATGCCAACCGTCGAAATCGACCCGGACGAACTGCGCGAGTTGACCGGTCACGAGGACAAAAGCGACGACGACCTCAAGACCGACCTGTTCGGCCTCGGCCTCGAGTACGAAGGCGAGACCGAAGATGGGGAGTTCGAACTCGAGTTCGCGCCGGACCGCCTGGATCGACTCTCGGTCGAAGGTGTCGCTCGCTCGCTTCGGTATCAGTACGGTGACGCGCGAGGCGTATCCGTCCCGTCGACGAACAGTCCGGACTGGACGATAGCGGTCGATTCCTCGGTGCCCGACGAACGACCGTACGTCACGGGCGCGGTGATTCGCGGCGTCGACCTCGACGACGACGCGCTCGACTCGTTGATTCAACTGCAGGAGAAACTGCACGCGACGATGGGACGAAAGCGTGCGAAGGGCGCTATCGGTATTCACGACCTGACGATGCTTCGGGGTGCGCCCGCAACCGAAGGCAACCCTACCATCGAGTACGTCGGCGTCGAACCCGACGGCGACCGGTTCGTTCCCCTCGACGCCGACCGGGAGATGACGCCGGCCGACGTCCTCGAGGACCACCAGACGGGGAAAACCTACGCGGACCTGGTGAGCGCGTACGACCGATACCCCGCCATCTACGACGATATCGGGCTGTTCTCGTTCCCGCCGGTGATCAACGGCCGCCGAACGGAGGTCTCGACCGACTCGCGGGACCTGTTCGTCGAGATGACCGGCACGGACCAGTGGACCATCGACCGCATGCTGAACATCGTCTGTTATGCACTGGCTGCCCGCGGGGCGACTATCGAGGAGGTCACCATTGAGTACGGTGATGACGAGTCCGCAAACGCGGACTCGAACGGAAGCCGGCGTGTAGCTGGCGGCCGCGAACTGGTTCGCCCGGACTTCTCGACGAAGACCAAGACCGTTACCCACGACCGAATCGAGACCATCCTCGGCATCGAACTGTCGAGCGAGGAGGTCATCGATCTGGCCGAACGCTCGGGCCTCGAGGCGACGCTCGTTGGCGACGGCGATGGGGCGGCCGAAGACCGCGCGTACGAAGTCACCATCCCGCCGTACCGCGTCGACGTCCTCCATCCGCTGGACGTGATCGACGACCTCGGGCGCGCTTACGGGTTCAACGACCTCGAACCACGGTATCCCGACGTGGGTACGATTGGTGGACGTCACGAACGCTCTCGACTCGAGAACGCCGTGCGCACCCGGCTGGTCGGCCTTGGCTTTCAGGACCTGCTCAATTTCCACATGATCAGCGAGGCCGAGAACTTCGAGCGAATGAACCTCGAACGGGGCGGTTCGGGGGCCGGTAAGGCTGACAGCGACGACACCACCGGGTCAGCGGAAACCGTCTACGGTGCAGGCGAGCCAGCGACCATCAAAGGCCCCTACAGCGAGGATTACACCATGCTCCGGACCTGGGTTACCCCGTCACTGTTGATGGTTCTTGAGAACAATACCCACCGACGCTACCCGCAGGACCTGGCCGAAATCGGCTTCCACGCCGAAGTCGACGACGGCGAGAACACGGGCGTCAGCGAGGGTCGTGCGGTCGCTGCCGTCCTCGCCCGCCACGATGCCGCCTTCGAGGACGCGAAAGCGCGCTTGCAGGCGCTGGTCAAGAGCTTCGGGGGCGACCTCGAGACGCCGCCAACCGATCATCCCGCCTACATCGACGGTCGCACTGCGGCCGTCGTCATCGACGGTGTGGAAGTCGGTGTTATCGGTGAAGTCCACCCGAAAGTCCTCGTCGAACACGATCTCGAGGTCCCCGTCGCCGGCTTCGAGTTCGACCTCGAGGCCTTACGGTAA
- a CDS encoding phenylalanine--tRNA ligase subunit alpha encodes MQLPSAQVAVLETASADEAQSVDALASATDLPPETVTGAVFELEEAGLVAISEAVDETITLTEEGAEYAADGLPETRFYEAALEAGADDDPVEMGPVIGRSGLEGPQVNIALSNYARKGYGVIDSGEVTANPDADPTADAERAALETLAERDEEVDADSLEADDGVLEQLERRGLLERRETTVRSVTLTEAGVTELMAGVSAAETVGQVTPDLLTSGDWREAEFTEYNVEADAEVVDGGNVHILRQTAERVKDTLVGMGFQEMEGPHADADFWINDCLFMPQDHPARTHWDRFALERPTHIEHLPGDLVERVERAHREGVGPDGEGYNSPWDEDFARAIALRGHTTSLSARYLSGEQIGDLEPPQRYFSVEKVYRNDTLDPTHLLEFFQIEGWVMAEDLSVRDLMGTFEEFYAQFGIHDIEFKPHYNPYTEPSFELFGTHPTTGELVEIGNSGIFREEMLEPLGVECDVMAWGLALERLLMLMYGFEDIRDIHGTLCDLELLRDTEVTY; translated from the coding sequence ATGCAACTTCCATCAGCACAGGTCGCGGTCCTCGAGACCGCGAGCGCAGACGAGGCACAGTCCGTCGATGCCCTCGCGAGCGCGACCGACCTGCCACCCGAGACGGTCACCGGCGCGGTGTTCGAACTCGAGGAGGCCGGTCTGGTCGCTATCAGCGAGGCGGTCGACGAAACGATCACGCTCACCGAGGAGGGAGCCGAGTACGCCGCCGATGGCCTCCCCGAGACGCGTTTCTACGAGGCCGCGCTCGAGGCGGGTGCCGACGACGACCCCGTCGAGATGGGGCCGGTCATCGGCCGCTCGGGACTCGAGGGACCACAGGTCAACATCGCGCTCTCGAACTACGCCCGCAAGGGCTACGGCGTCATCGACAGCGGTGAGGTGACCGCTAACCCCGACGCGGACCCGACGGCGGACGCCGAACGGGCCGCACTGGAGACGCTGGCCGAGCGCGACGAGGAGGTCGATGCAGATTCCCTCGAGGCCGACGACGGCGTGCTCGAGCAACTCGAGCGCCGTGGCTTGCTCGAGCGCCGTGAGACGACGGTCCGCTCGGTGACGCTCACCGAGGCCGGCGTGACGGAACTGATGGCCGGCGTCTCGGCCGCCGAAACGGTCGGGCAGGTCACGCCCGACCTGCTCACGAGCGGCGACTGGCGCGAGGCCGAGTTCACCGAGTACAACGTCGAAGCGGACGCGGAGGTCGTCGACGGCGGCAACGTCCACATTCTGCGCCAGACCGCAGAACGCGTCAAAGACACGCTCGTCGGCATGGGCTTTCAGGAGATGGAAGGGCCACACGCCGACGCGGACTTCTGGATCAACGACTGTCTGTTCATGCCACAGGACCACCCGGCGCGGACTCACTGGGACCGGTTCGCCCTCGAGCGTCCGACCCACATCGAGCACTTGCCGGGGGACCTCGTCGAACGCGTCGAGCGCGCTCATCGCGAGGGTGTCGGACCGGACGGCGAAGGGTACAACTCGCCGTGGGACGAGGACTTCGCCCGCGCGATTGCCCTTCGCGGGCACACGACGTCGCTCTCGGCACGCTATCTCTCCGGCGAACAGATCGGCGACCTCGAGCCTCCACAGCGGTATTTCAGCGTCGAGAAGGTGTACCGAAACGACACGCTGGACCCGACGCACTTGCTCGAGTTCTTCCAGATCGAAGGCTGGGTGATGGCCGAGGACCTCTCGGTGCGGGACCTGATGGGCACCTTCGAGGAGTTCTACGCCCAGTTCGGTATCCACGATATCGAGTTCAAACCCCACTACAACCCGTATACGGAGCCGAGTTTCGAACTGTTCGGCACCCATCCGACGACCGGTGAACTCGTCGAAATCGGCAACTCGGGTATCTTCCGCGAGGAGATGCTCGAGCCACTCGGCGTCGAGTGTGACGTGATGGCCTGGGGGCTGGCCTTAGAGCGCCTGCTCATGTTGATGTACGGTTTCGAGGACATTCGCGACATCCACGGCACGCTGTGTGACCTGGAACTGCTGCGGGATACGGAGGTGACCTACTGA
- a CDS encoding tryptophan--tRNA ligase: MTDDHAREEPMTDGGAAGADDVALDPWGSSSVSDYRKLFETFGIEEFDALLESVPHPHYLMRRGVIFGHRDYRPVLEAMGNDDPFAVLSGFMPTGDPHIGHKLVFDEIIWHQERGGDAYALIADLEAHAARGLTWDEIDEHARSYLLSLLALGFDLEEGTIYRQSTNRDVQDLAFELGIDANYSELQAIYGFDGETDVSHMQSVVTQMADILYPQLEGPKPTVIPVGPDQDPHVRLARDLAARTRFFGVTTAYASFEATEAELTAIGDAYDAREAYAEEPETPRCTEAADWLEANAGNLTGDSDSPDAISPAVLEAAVSKLENAGMEPLRPRIRFLNRRGTEEAFEALIDAIDGEKRVFDEHIDAFDLERDAAEELAREVELDNGGYGFRPPSSIYHRFMTGLTGGKMSSSIPASHISLLDDPEDGYDKVKSATTGGRETAEQQRELGGEADKCPVYELYAYLLAGDDDDFAKQVYDECVGGERLCGDCKEEAADLMKEFLADHQEKREEVAELLEDADIELESPRRG; encoded by the coding sequence ATGACCGACGACCACGCTCGCGAGGAACCGATGACTGACGGTGGGGCAGCAGGTGCAGACGACGTCGCCCTCGACCCGTGGGGCTCCTCGAGCGTCTCCGACTACCGCAAGCTCTTCGAAACGTTCGGTATCGAGGAGTTCGACGCGTTGCTCGAGTCCGTCCCGCACCCGCATTATCTGATGCGACGGGGCGTCATCTTCGGCCACCGCGATTACCGACCGGTGCTCGAGGCGATGGGTAACGACGATCCGTTTGCCGTTCTCTCGGGGTTCATGCCGACGGGCGATCCACACATCGGCCACAAACTCGTCTTCGACGAAATCATCTGGCACCAGGAACGGGGCGGGGACGCCTACGCGCTGATCGCCGACCTCGAGGCCCACGCGGCCCGCGGGCTGACCTGGGACGAAATCGACGAGCACGCACGGAGCTACCTGCTCTCGTTGCTCGCACTCGGGTTCGACCTCGAGGAGGGGACCATCTACCGACAGTCGACCAACCGGGACGTCCAGGACCTGGCGTTCGAACTGGGTATCGACGCCAACTACTCCGAACTGCAGGCTATCTACGGCTTCGACGGCGAGACCGACGTCTCCCACATGCAGTCGGTCGTCACGCAGATGGCCGACATCCTCTACCCACAACTCGAGGGGCCAAAACCGACGGTCATTCCCGTCGGCCCGGATCAGGACCCACACGTCAGGCTGGCGCGAGACCTGGCCGCCAGGACCCGATTCTTCGGCGTGACGACTGCCTACGCGAGTTTCGAGGCGACGGAAGCCGAACTGACGGCCATCGGCGACGCCTACGACGCCCGCGAGGCGTACGCGGAGGAGCCGGAAACCCCGCGATGTACCGAGGCCGCCGACTGGCTCGAGGCGAACGCGGGCAACCTGACTGGCGATAGTGATTCGCCCGACGCTATCTCACCTGCCGTCCTCGAGGCGGCGGTATCGAAACTCGAGAACGCCGGCATGGAGCCGCTTCGACCGCGAATCCGGTTCCTGAACCGTCGCGGGACGGAGGAGGCCTTCGAGGCGCTCATCGACGCCATCGACGGTGAAAAGCGCGTGTTCGACGAACACATCGACGCCTTCGACCTCGAGCGGGACGCGGCCGAGGAGCTCGCCCGCGAGGTCGAACTCGATAACGGCGGGTACGGCTTCCGTCCGCCGTCGTCGATCTATCACCGGTTTATGACCGGCCTCACGGGCGGCAAGATGTCCTCGTCGATTCCGGCGAGTCACATCTCGCTGCTCGACGACCCCGAAGACGGCTACGACAAAGTGAAGTCGGCGACGACGGGCGGACGCGAGACGGCCGAGCAACAGCGTGAACTCGGCGGCGAGGCGGACAAGTGCCCGGTGTACGAACTGTACGCCTACCTGCTTGCGGGCGACGATGACGACTTCGCCAAACAGGTCTACGACGAGTGTGTCGGCGGCGAGCGCCTCTGTGGTGACTGCAAAGAGGAGGCCGCCGATCTCATGAAGGAGTTCCTCGCCGACCACCAGGAGAAACGCGAGGAGGTCGCCGAGTTGCTCGAGGACGCCGATATCGAACTCGAGTCGCCGCGACGCGGGTGA
- a CDS encoding ABC transporter ATP-binding protein: protein MGSERSRTPVELEHVGDEFVDAPVALSLEGVSKQYAETTAVDDVNLRVREGEFFTLVGPSGCGKTTTLRLIAGFEAPTTGGIRFGGNDVTGVPPEDRDIGVVFQNYALFPHMTVGENVAYGLNFADPPGGISSDQRVADLLELVDLEGMEARDPDQLSGGQQQRVAIARALAPGPDILLLDEPMSALDAQLRERLRVQVKQIQRELGITTVYVTHDQEEALAISDRVAVMRDGAPEQVAPPQTIYRQPATRFVADFIGDNNVFDGEVERVERGDGGAARVQVHVTDQPFDLEVEKGTSLEPGDTLTFCVRPEHFSREATTNTFTGTVESAEFLGETTRVTLEWQDRSIRLRTTDPLSGAVTVGFEPDGAHVVDSSRE, encoded by the coding sequence TTGGGCTCTGAGCGCTCGCGAACTCCGGTAGAACTCGAGCACGTTGGCGACGAGTTCGTCGATGCGCCAGTCGCGCTCTCACTCGAGGGAGTGAGCAAACAGTACGCCGAGACGACTGCGGTCGACGACGTGAATTTGCGCGTTCGAGAGGGCGAGTTTTTCACGCTCGTCGGCCCTTCGGGCTGTGGGAAGACGACGACGCTGCGTCTCATCGCTGGTTTCGAGGCACCGACGACGGGAGGGATCCGTTTCGGCGGGAACGACGTTACCGGCGTCCCACCCGAAGACCGGGACATCGGCGTCGTCTTCCAGAACTACGCGCTGTTCCCGCACATGACCGTCGGTGAGAACGTCGCCTACGGCCTCAACTTTGCCGACCCACCGGGTGGGATTTCGAGCGATCAGCGGGTCGCCGACCTGCTCGAGTTGGTCGACCTCGAGGGGATGGAAGCGCGCGACCCGGACCAACTTTCCGGCGGCCAACAACAGCGGGTAGCCATCGCCCGCGCGCTGGCACCGGGACCGGACATCCTCTTGCTCGACGAGCCGATGAGCGCGCTCGACGCCCAGCTCCGAGAGCGGCTTCGGGTGCAGGTAAAACAGATCCAGCGCGAACTGGGGATTACGACGGTGTACGTGACCCACGACCAGGAGGAGGCGCTGGCGATCTCCGACCGGGTCGCAGTCATGCGAGACGGTGCGCCCGAGCAGGTGGCCCCGCCGCAGACGATTTATCGCCAGCCGGCGACCCGATTCGTCGCCGACTTCATCGGTGACAACAACGTGTTCGACGGCGAAGTCGAACGCGTCGAACGGGGCGATGGCGGGGCCGCCCGTGTCCAGGTTCACGTTACTGACCAGCCCTTCGACCTCGAGGTCGAGAAAGGAACGTCCCTCGAGCCCGGCGACACCCTCACCTTCTGTGTTCGCCCTGAACACTTCTCGCGGGAAGCCACGACGAACACGTTCACGGGCACCGTCGAAAGCGCGGAGTTCCTGGGTGAGACCACGCGCGTCACCCTCGAGTGGCAGGATCGTTCGATCCGACTGCGGACGACCGACCCACTTTCGGGAGCCGTAACGGTCGGGTTCGAGCCCGATGGGGCACACGTCGTCGACTCGAGCAGGGAGTGA
- a CDS encoding ABC transporter permease: MTETEPTAGRRVRDSLERRALALGALGTTILLVLMFYYPVATVFVESVVVEGAVTLAIFLDLLRDPFYFGDLARVFAGESPITVMEDFLSSDRKLGIVGFTTYQAILSMVLSLALGLPMAYLLARYEFRGRRTLRSLTILPFVLPSIMVAVGFVATFGQTGTLNGVLGLLGLGPVSLMFSLEAILIAHAFYNAPLVARVTTAAWESVDASAIETARSLGASPFRAFRDVVAPQLYPAVLMGGALTFVFTFGTFPIVLALGGIQLATVEVFVYQLIQDLNYAEAAALAIVELVISLGVLYAYLRYEAKHTVRSRGARPLPRKSLRPPTFSARELTPRVGLAIYGVIALFVFVAPILSLLYRSVAGPTGGFTTAHYQFLIDRQATGTAYQVRPWPAIRNSLFFAAAALAVSLPMGVVISVLTTRRYRGRKLIDVVAMAPLAVSGIIVGIGLLRGPVFGFELGSYRLTITGALAIIAAHAVACYPFVVRTVAPGFEAIDRSLLESARALGASRTRALIDIELPLVWPGVVAGAAFALAISMGEFSSTVILATGTNEYTMPVAIERFIGRRLGPATAMGVVLLVVTSISFVIIDRLGGESFGL, from the coding sequence ATGACTGAAACGGAGCCTACTGCCGGCCGACGCGTTCGCGACTCCCTCGAGCGACGGGCACTCGCTCTGGGCGCTCTCGGGACGACGATCTTGCTGGTCCTCATGTTCTATTACCCGGTGGCGACCGTGTTCGTCGAGTCGGTCGTGGTCGAAGGGGCCGTCACGCTGGCTATCTTTCTCGACTTGTTGCGCGACCCGTTTTATTTCGGTGACCTCGCACGCGTGTTCGCGGGGGAATCACCGATCACGGTAATGGAGGATTTCCTCTCGAGTGACCGCAAACTCGGCATCGTCGGCTTCACGACCTACCAGGCGATCCTCTCAATGGTGCTGTCGCTGGCGCTTGGGTTGCCGATGGCCTACTTACTCGCCAGATACGAGTTCAGAGGCCGCCGGACGCTGCGGTCGCTGACGATTCTTCCGTTCGTCCTCCCGTCGATCATGGTCGCCGTCGGCTTCGTCGCCACCTTCGGCCAGACGGGGACGCTCAATGGTGTGCTCGGCCTGCTCGGTCTCGGCCCCGTCTCGCTCATGTTCAGTCTCGAGGCGATCCTCATCGCCCACGCCTTTTATAACGCGCCGCTGGTCGCACGGGTGACGACGGCGGCCTGGGAGTCCGTCGATGCGAGTGCTATCGAGACCGCGCGCAGTCTGGGTGCGAGTCCGTTCCGAGCGTTTCGCGACGTGGTCGCCCCACAGCTGTATCCGGCCGTGTTGATGGGCGGCGCGCTGACGTTCGTCTTTACGTTCGGCACGTTTCCCATCGTTCTCGCGCTCGGCGGGATTCAGCTGGCGACGGTCGAGGTGTTCGTCTATCAGTTGATTCAGGACCTGAACTACGCGGAGGCGGCCGCGCTGGCGATCGTCGAGCTCGTCATCTCCCTCGGCGTGCTCTACGCCTATCTCCGGTATGAGGCCAAACACACGGTCCGCTCGCGCGGCGCGCGCCCGCTCCCTCGAAAATCGCTCAGGCCACCGACGTTCTCGGCTCGAGAGTTGACACCTCGAGTTGGACTGGCGATTTACGGCGTGATCGCGCTGTTCGTCTTCGTCGCCCCGATTCTCAGCCTGCTGTATCGCAGCGTCGCCGGCCCGACTGGCGGGTTTACGACCGCCCACTATCAGTTCCTCATCGACCGCCAGGCGACGGGGACGGCCTACCAGGTGCGACCGTGGCCGGCGATTCGCAACTCACTGTTTTTTGCCGCGGCCGCGCTCGCCGTCTCGCTTCCTATGGGGGTCGTCATCTCGGTGTTGACGACGCGGCGCTATCGCGGCCGCAAGCTCATCGACGTCGTCGCCATGGCACCGCTGGCGGTCTCCGGCATCATCGTCGGCATCGGTCTGCTCCGGGGTCCCGTCTTCGGCTTCGAACTCGGGAGCTACCGACTCACGATTACCGGTGCGCTCGCCATCATCGCCGCCCACGCAGTGGCCTGTTACCCGTTCGTGGTCCGGACGGTGGCCCCCGGTTTCGAGGCCATCGACCGCAGTCTCCTCGAGTCGGCGCGTGCGCTCGGCGCCTCGAGGACCCGCGCCCTGATCGACATCGAACTGCCGCTGGTCTGGCCGGGCGTGGTCGCCGGGGCCGCGTTCGCACTCGCGATTTCGATGGGCGAGTTCTCCTCGACGGTGATTCTGGCGACGGGGACCAACGAGTACACGATGCCGGTCGCGATCGAACGCTTCATCGGTCGTCGCCTCGGACCGGCAACCGCTATGGGTGTCGTCTTGCTCGTCGTCACGTCGATCAGTTTCGTTATCATCGACCGACTCGGGGGTGAGAGCTTTGGGCTCTGA